A single region of the Podospora pseudopauciseta strain CBS 411.78 chromosome 1, whole genome shotgun sequence genome encodes:
- a CDS encoding hypothetical protein (EggNog:ENOG503P2GF): protein MAAIAPMEMPGPAANVIPLQCLICPKKPTFSDLSHLLTHIASKSHLSQKFKVGLRPDPESKADTAAYLDWEARYGINDLLAERLASKEKKTTGKKRARTFASASGPRDRPHDDDTALMMDSIKIEPDEILHAQAIYGWSSSSTRQGYFDNSGFQTPTTRRSRDSATLPSTPQQQHSMILRRRRFPSESTAVSGTTSELLSESTEMPEDTNEGDNATKLKGIVYEGMGLFDSATTPQKKKRNQRKDASVLVKMQQTSRDITSVETVYELTEEGLKRLRERDVYDSPSVDGSQVCWRLSFHPILGQRSILIRPPG from the exons ATGGCCGCAATTGCTCCAATGGAGATGCCCGGCCCCGCCGCCAATGTCATCCCGCTGCAGTGCTTGATCTGCCCCAAGAAGCCCACCTTTTCGGACCTCTCGCACCTCTTGACGCACATCGCTTCCAAGAGCCACTTGTCCCAGAAATTCAAAGTTGGCTTGCGACCTGACCCCGAGTCCAAGGCCGATACTGCCGCCTACCTCGACTGGGAGGCTCGCTATGGCATCAATGATCTCCTGGCCGAGCGCTTGGCTAGtaaagagaagaagactaCTGGCAAGAAGAGAGCCCGGACCTTTGCTTCTGCCTCTGGG CCTCGAGACCGCcctcatgatgatgacacTGCTCTGATGATGGATAGTATCAAGATCGAGCCTGATGAGATTCTTCACGCCCAAGCTATATACGGTTggtcctcttcttcaacacgTCAGGGGTACTTCGACAATTCCGGCTTCCAGACCCCTACCACTCGTCGTTCTCGAGACAGCGCCACGCTTCCCAGCAcccctcagcaacagcacaGCATGATTTTGAGAAGACGCCGCTTCCCATCTGAGTCAACTGCTGTGAGTGGGACGACATCTGAGCTCCTGTCCGAGAGCACCGAAATGCCTGAAGACACCAATGAGGGCGACAATGCCACTAAGCTCAAGGGTATTGTGTATGAGGGAATGGGGCTCTTTGATTCTGCCACGACTccgcagaagaagaagcggaaCCAGCGCAAAGACGCATCTGTTTTGGTGAAGATGCAGCAAACGTCGAGAGATATCACATCCGTGGAGACAGTCTACGAGCTGACCGAGGAGGGTCTCAAGCGTTTGCGCGAGCGAGATGTATATGACAGCCCTTCCGTTGATGGCAGTCAGGTATGTTGGCGGTTGTCATTCCATCCCATTTTAGGCCAAAGATCAATACTAATACGACCCCCAGGATGA
- the RCO3 gene encoding glucose transporter (EggNog:ENOG503P0R5; COG:P) produces the protein MVGFGWRKPANVAGTSAPAILLSLFVATGGLLFGYDTGSINGILAMESFKKDFTTGYFDKEGVPGMYPSQVSLIVAMLSAGTMVGALISAPIGDLWGRRLSLIAALGVFCVGAIFQVCATNVALLVIGRTLAGIGVGVVSVLVPLYQSEMAPKWVRGTLVCAYQLSITAGLFAAAGVNILTHNMKGAAAYRIPIGLQLTWAVVLALGLLILPETPRYLIKRGYKDAAALSLSRLRRLDITHPALIEELAEIQANHEYELALGPDTYKDIFFGEPHLGRRTLTGCGLQMLQQLTGVNFIMYYGTDFFQKGGVDDPYLITLIMQIINMVSTLPGLFVVESWGRRRLLIVGAAGMAICQLLIASFATANGSNSETQSRILIIFVAIYIFFFAASWGPVVWVVTSEIYPLKVRAKSMSVSTASNWLLNFGIAYGTPYMVDTNRIEGSRSIDLGSRIFFLWGAFCILSIAFVWFMVYETSKISLEQIDEMYERVDHAWNSRRFEPSWSFQQMRDFGFSDSGIPPQEPQLELQQSRSSESQSETGGSSTNTATTSSQDDKLPIPIGHVDFSY, from the exons ATGGTGGGCTTCGGTTGGCGAAAGCCAGCAAACGTCGCCGGCACCTCGGCGCCGGCCATCCTTTTATCGCTCTTTGTAGCCACAGGCGGGCTTTTGTTTGGATATGACACCGG GTCGATCAACGGTATTCTGGCGATGGAGTCGTTCAAGAAGGATTTCACCACCGGCTACTTCGACAAGGAGGGAGTACCCGGCATGTACCCAAGCCAAGTGTCACTGATTGTGGCAATGCTGAGTGCAGGAACGATGGTGGGAGCACTCATATCGGCGCCAATAGGTGACTTATGGGGCAGACGGCTCTCACTTATTGCCGCCCTGGGGGTGTTTTGTGTTGGTGCTATCTTCCAGGTGTGCGCGACAAATGTGGCCCTTCTTGTTATCGGGAG AACACTGGCGGGCATTGGAGTGGGCGTTGTCTCAGTTCTCGTCCCACTATATCAGTCTGAGATGGCACCAAAGTGGGTGCGTGGAACGCTCGTCTGCGCCTATCAGCTATCAATCACGGCCGGTCtatttgctgctgccggcgtCAATATCTTAACTCATAATATGAAAGGGGCCGCCGCGTATCGCATCCCCATTGGTCTTCAGCTTACCTGGGCTGTTGTTTTGGCCCTTGGTCTGCTGATCCTACCGGAGACGCCCCGTTATCTTATCAAGCGCGGCTACAAAGACGCCGCTGCTCTTTCACTCAGCCGTCTACGTCGGCTCGACATCACCCACCCTGCTCTCATCGAGGAGCTCGCAGAAATCCAGGCAAACCATGAGTACGAACTAGCTCTTGGCCCTGACACTTACAAGGATATATTCTTTGGCGAACCACATCTGGGTCGCCGCACACTAACAGGCTGCGGGCTGCAAATGCTCCAGCAGCTCACAGGTGTCAATTTCATCATGTACTATGGCACCGACTTCTTTCAAAAGGGCGGTGTCGACGACCCCTatctcatcaccctcatcatgCAGATTATTAACATGGTCTCGACGCTGCCGGGTCTGTTTGTCGTCGAATCGTGGGGTAGACGAAGGCTGCTCATTGTCGGAGCCGCCGGCATGGCCATCTGCCAACTCTTGATTGCCTCATTCGCTACCGCCAACGGAAGCAATTCGGAGACGCAGAGCCGCATCCTCATCATTTTCGTGGCCATATATATATTCTTTTTCGCAGCCTCCTGGGGTCCCGTGGTTTGGGTCGTCACATCAGAAATCTATCCGCTGAAGGTACGCGCGAAGTCGATGTCCGTCTCTACCGCCTCCAACTGGCTTTTGAACTTTGGCATTGCCTATGGGACCCCTTACATGGTGGACACAAATAGAATCGAAGGGTCCCGGTCAATCGATCTCGGATCTCgcattttctttctctggGGCGCATTCTGCATTCTCTCGATCGCCTTTGTCTGGTTTATGGTCTACGAGACGAGCAAGATCAGCTTGGAACAGATCGACGAAATGTACGAGAGGGTGGACCATGCGTGGAACAGTCGACGATTCGAACCGAGCTGGAGTTTCCAGCAGATGCGAGATTTCGGCTTCTCCGACAGTGGCATTCCTCCTCAGGAACCACAGCTCGAGCTGCAACAATCACGCAGCAGCGAATCACAATCAGAAACAGGCGGAAGCTCGACGAATACG
- the BET2 gene encoding Rab geranylgeranyltransferase (EggNog:ENOG503NTZW; COG:O; BUSCO:EOG09263G3M), producing the protein MTDVFQQLPEELELATSAHVKYIQSLNTRQDEYDYWLTEHLRLNGVYWGLTALHLLGVPEGLPRSETIDFVLSCQHEDGGFGAAPGHDAHMLSTVSAVQILAMVDAFDELETRGKGKALVGKYIANLQNRQTGTFAGDEWGEEDTRFLYGAFNALSLLGLMDLIDVDKAVDYVAACANFDGGYGVSPGAESHSGQIFTCVASLTIAKRQDLIDKERLGKWLSERQLANGGLNGRPEKKEDVCYSWWVLSSLEMIGKTHWIDRDRLINFILQCQDTEKGGISDRPGDMVDVWHTLFGITGLSLLDYPGLELVDEVYCLPKSTITRIFGP; encoded by the exons ATGACGGATGTTTTTCAACAACTCCCAGAAGAGCTGGAGCTCGCCACTTCTGCTCATGTCAAATATATACAAAGCCTCAATACGAGACAAGACGAGTATGACTACTGGCTAACAGAACACCTGCGACTCAACGGTGTGTATTGGGGTTTGACAGCCTTACACCTTCTCGGCGTACCCGAAGGCCTTCCACGCTCTGAGACCATCGACTTTGTACTATCATGCCAACACGAAGACGGAGGCTTCGGTGCCGCCCCCGGTCACGATGCACACATGCTCTCTACCGTTAGCGCTGTGCAGATCCTCGCCATGGTCGATGCCTTTGACGAGCTGGAGACAcgagggaaggggaaggcgcTTGTAGGGAAAT ACATTGCCAACCTTCAGAACCGGCAGACTGGAACGTTTGCTGGTGACGAGTGGGGTGAAGAAGATACTCGGTTTCTGTACGGTGCTTTCAACGCCTTGTCGCTTCTTGGCCTCATGGACTTGATTGATGTCGACAAAGCCGTTGACTATGTGGCGGCATGTGCCAACTTTGACGGAGGTTACGGTGTCAGTCCCGGTGCTGAGTCCCACTCAGGGCAAATATTCACCTGTGTGGCCAGCTTAACGATCGCCAAGAGACAGGATCTTATCGATAAGGAGCGGTTAGGAAAGTGGCTGAGTGAAAGACAGCTCGCCAACGGTGGTCTGAACGGTCGaccagagaagaaggaggatgtcTGCTACAGCTGGTGGGTCCTGAGCAGTCTGGAAATGATTGGCAAGACACACTGGATCGATCGGGACAGGCTCATCAACTTCATCCTTCAATGTCAAGACACTGAGAAGGGCGGTATCTCGGACCGACCAGGTGACATGGTGGATGTCTGGCATACGCTGTTTGGCATCACCGGGCTAAGCCTGTTGGACTACCCCGGCCTGGAGCTTGTCGACGAGGTCTACTGCTTGCCCAAATCGACCATCACAAGAATCTTCGGTCCATGA
- a CDS encoding hypothetical protein (COG:T; EggNog:ENOG503NXWZ) — protein sequence MGRSKPVPQPLTLPPSDDSRGETVPNSARLTTASPRSPRSPFRFGQKKSENAGEPLQLADVLHQPEKQSPIHNHQHEHQLQQQQQQQQQQQQQQQQQHQPRPQYQPSVQAQSQPHVNSPGQAPLPTEQLAEKRPLDHTPTSSPPLHSPGGRTADQQNRLPNQPPPHLGHRNPRHDDDKASKSSFFFNFGKAARPSDRPSTHQHSDSRAETMSRDSEHSTPSNQSTKHSEPPQQDSSAQRSIPQLPSRSQVSLASSADHDSQNNSANASGSKKHKPKPFNLLSRNRSFKDKENKETKSSPSPREQTLAPPKAGDSERLAPLKTAPLQAHDRSFRDMMSSAVRNHSAERPQAREIGGGKGRDQDGGHRGLPSSLREAGGSAFFSNLKNSKAAGIISTRLFGKDSKNEPPVPREPLIDDESYVLKVINLPLVEQTRLTRISKRLEDSRDKTEFWMPAFPWRAIDYLNYKGSDVEGLYRVPGSGPQIKKWQRKFDEELDVDLFEQPDLYDINIIGSMLKAWLRELPDELFPKSAQDRIARECAGAETVPQLLIDELSNLSPFNYYLLFAITCHLSLLLAHSDKNKMDFRNLCICFQPCMKIDAFCFKFLVCDWRECWKGCKNEAKYIEEEYALFDQPPPMRAIGEARRNGAPLNEEHKPEPHRPEPRNISSSNSSKSSIRGAADNQQPQQKQSRPKKKALPESESIDTGSTISTTLTINSDVETPPRRSGDLRPLSPIKPLSPLNF from the exons ATGGGCCGGAGCAAGCCTGTACCGCAGCCGCTTACGCTGCCGCCCAGCGACGACTCTCGTGGTGAAACTGTCCCCAATTCCGCTCGACTGACGACGGCTTCGCCCCGATCCCCGCGCTCCCCTTTCCGCTTCGGCCAAAAAAAGTCTGAGAACGCCGGAGAGCCTCTGCAGCTTGCCGACGTCTTGCACCAGCCCGAGAAGCAGAGTCCAATTCACAATCACCAACACGAACACCAgcttcagcagcaacaacaacaacaacagcagcagcagcagcagcagcagcagcagcaccagccgCGGCCCCAATACCAGCCCTCAGTCCAAGCCCAGAGCCAACCACACGTCAATTCACCAGGCCAAGCCCCGCTCCCTACCGAGCAACTAGCTGAGAAACGCCCCCTTGACCAcactcccacctcctcgccgccattGCACTCACCAGGAGGCCGGACTGCCGACCAACAGAATCGACTGCCCAACCAGCCCCCGCCGCACCTTGGCCACAGAAACCCGCGgcacgacgacgacaaggcTTCAAAGTCGAgtttcttcttcaactttGGAAAGGCGGCCAGGCCGTCGGACCGTCCCTCCACACACCAACACTCAGACTCCCGCGCTGAAACTATGTCAAGAGATTCTGAACATTCCACACCTTCGAATCAGAGCACTAAGCATTCGG AACCACCCCAGCAGGATTCCTCAGCGCAAAGATCCATTCCCCAACTGCCGTCCAGATCTCAAGTGTCACTAGCCTCGTCTGCCGATCACGATAGCCAAAACAATTCCGCCAACGCCTCCGGCTCGAAAAAGCACAAACCAAAGCCCTTCAACCTACTGAGCCGAAACAGATCgttcaaggacaaggaaAACAAGGAGACCAAGAGCAGTCCGAGCCCCAGGGAACAGACTCTGGCACCACCAAAAGCCGGCGACTCGGAGAGGCTTGCCCCTCTGAAAACTGCCCCGCTCCAGGCACACGACCGATCGTTCCGCGACATGATGTCCTCGGCGGTCCGCAACCATTCGGCGGAAAGGCCGCAGGCGAGAGAAATTGGCggaggaaagggaagggacCAAGATGGGGGACATCGAGGCTTGCCTTCCTCTCTAAGAGAGGCGGGCGGATCCGCATTTTTCAGTAATCTCAAGAACAGCAAAGCTGCCGGCATTATCAGCACCCGTTTGTTCGGCAAGGACAGCAAGAACGAGCCCCCAGTACCAAGAGAGCCATTGATAGATGACGAGAGTTATGTGCTCAAAGTCATCAACCTGCCTCTCGTGGAGCAGACACGGCTGACCAGGATATCAAAGCGGCTGGAGGATTCGCGAGACAAGACGGAGTTCTGGATGCCCGCCTTCCCATGGAGAGCGATTGACTACCTTAACTATAAAGGAAGTGACGTAGAAGGATTGTACCGGGTGCCAGGCAGTGGACCGCAAATCAAGAAGTGGCAAAGGAAGTTCGACGAAG AACTCGATGTTGATCTGTTTGAGCAGCCAGATCTTTACGACATCAATATTATTGGGTCGATGTTGAAGGCTTGGTTACGAGAGTTACCTGACGAGCTGTTTCCCAAATCAGCCCAAGACAGGATCGCCAGAGAATGCGCAGGCGCAGAGACGGTCCCCCAGCTGCTCATCGACGAACTCTCGAACCTTTCGCCTTTCAACTACTACCTCTTGTTTGCCATCACGTGCCATCTCAGTCTGTTGCTTGCCCACTCcgacaagaacaagatggATTTCCGCAATCTCTGCATTTGCTTCCAGCCCTGCATGAAGATTGATGCCTTTTGCTTCAAGTTCTTGGTGTGCGACTGGCGCGAGTGTTGGAAGGGCTGCAAGAACGAGGCCAAGTACATCGAGGAGGAGTATGCGCTCTTTGATCAGCCACCACCTATGCGAGCTATCGgcgaggcgaggaggaacGGAGCTCCCCTGAATGAGGAACACAAGCCAGAACCCCACAGGCCAGAGCCCCGGAATATTTCGTCATcgaacagcagcaagagCTCCATCAGAGGCGCGGCCGACAACCAACAGCCGCAGCAAAAGCAATCACgaccaaagaagaaggcgctGCCGGAGAGTGAGAGCATTGATACAGGCTCCACAATCTCGACAACACTGACCATCAACAGTGACGTAGAGACACCACCAAGGCGATCAGGAGATTTGCGTCCCCTCTCGCCTATCAAGCCGCTCTCGCCTCTGAACTTTTAG
- a CDS encoding hypothetical protein (COG:S; EggNog:ENOG503P303), which yields MRGAGRHEVGDDLDFGFVIPIATEPEPEETIEEELPDASPLPPPPTTSRPTPNTSAKRIHLDRDGVAQSSPSMGPSPSRPPRPPRSEYSIPDGTSTERSASLPRSPASVRAQGSSLRHMTRPPASDEVEEAENEEDHDVTMHDSQPEPEAVEEDVDMEDAPPAPYARSVQRTAQKQRGPLSSVIAATKRITIHTSPEEPTPTVEEVVMESPADAPGSGKRQRTILLDQNSPVVGSSTLLHKVLEDLDETTQQNPGGIPASSSPVERRVRTRIRKSAEMRKMSESMDMRGSTLSVTSPTFSRGRRRSPRLRSSSVVEGEENAAEDVDVPDAVEEEEPEEEEEEEEEEEGEREPEAEESAVLGADDDDVADAPEPEPELPEPKPEAVEEPEEKEVEEIGMQEATKRIGRKRPTRRTAPAPSPELGSDQPPMPVAESPARRKRRRREAVASPAQQQQPVKKVRTGKQPPKPQLPRHSSPAQPSPAQPSSAQPLPRQPSPRPPIRRSQSKVQEKSKPKPKQQAKKPPAKRKPRTNSDDAEGRDSGDKVSGSVPITVQRFSKPHIDPETEADDLGDDEIQFSHRGPGVHILDVLSKLCDEMAENYMGKLRAAEEAAEDAATRREKKVMLRALEAFHRELMTKLLDHTIALDQLHGLRKRVKAAQKEKIAMRDEIMRVRAEREQVALRMDAIRMKHEVESREALRHISLSSAMHDIDLAVEKAQAAPELSAAEQKKADLANLELLVSRVADQASSKSDGGGTLKQIKEFNAFLERAAAAMEKRR from the exons ATGCGCGGTGCTGG TCGTCATGAAGTAGGGGATGACCTAGACTTTGGCTTTGTGATTCCCATCGCCACAGAACCAGAGCCAGAAGAGACaatcgaggaggagctcccAGATGCTTCACCACTaccgccacctccaaccaccagccGACCAACTCCAAACACATCCGCCAAGCGAATACACCTCGACCGCGATGGCGTTGCGCAATCCTCCCCATCTATGGGCCCCAGCCCCTCTcgccctccccgtcctccccgGTCTGAATACAGCATACCCGACGGCACCAGTACCGAAAGATCAGCCTCACTGCCACGTTCCCCAGCGTCTGTTCGAGCTCAGGGCTCTTCTCTTCGCCATATGACCCGCCCCCCAGCTTCGGATGAAGTTGAAGAGGCTGAAAATGAGGAGGACCACGACGTGACTATGCACGACTCGCAACCCGAGCCAGaggccgtggaggaggatgtcgacaTGGAAGAcgcccctccagcaccataCGCGCGATCCGTTCAAAGAACCGCACAAAAGCAACGAGGTCCGCTCTCCTCTGTCATTGCGGCGACAAAGCGGATTACTATCCACACTTCACCCGAGGAGCCAACGCCAACAGTGGAGGAGGTAGTCATGGAAAGCCCGGCTGATGCACCTGGCAGTGGGAAGCGGCAAAGGACCATCTTGCTCGATCAGAATAGCCCAGTCGTGGGGTCGAGTACGTTATTGCACAAGGTTTTGGAGGATCTAGATGAGACTACTCAGCAAAACCCTGGAGGTATCCCGGCAAGTTCTTCACCAGTAGAAAGGAGGGTTAGAACGAGGATACGAAAGAGCGCagagatgaggaagatgtcGGAGAGTATGGATATGAGAGGGAGTACATTGTCCGTGACGTCTCCTACGTTTTCgaggggcaggaggaggagtccaaGGTTGAGGTCGAGCAGTGTTGTTGAAGGTGAGGAGAATGCAGCtgaggatgtggatgtcCCGGATgccgttgaggaagaggagccagaggaagaggaggaggaggaggaggaggaggagggagaaagggAGCCCGAGGCGGAGGAGTCAGCTGTGCTTGGggcagatgatgatgatgtcgccGATGCGCCAGAACCAGAGCCGGAACTACCGGAGCCAAAACCAGAGGCCGTAGAGGAACCAGAGGAGAaagaggttgaagagatTGGTATGCAAGAGGCTACTAAACGAATAGGGAGGAAGCGGCCTACTCGCCGAACCGCCCCTGCTCCTTCACCAGAGCTAGGCTCAGACCAACCACCAATGCCGGTGGCAGAATCACCAGCACGGAGAAAACGGcgaaggagggaggcggtggccAGTCCagcacagcaacagcagcctgTCAAGAAGGTACGGACAGGCAAACAACCACCTAAACCACAGCTTCCACGACACTCATCGCCAGCACAACCTTCACCAGCGCAGCCCTCATCAGCGCAACCCTTACCACGACAACCCTCCCCGCGACCACCAATACGCCGATCACAGTCCAAAGTTCAAGAGAAGTCCAAgccaaaaccaaaacaacaGGCCAAGAAGCCACCAGCAAAGAGGAAACCTAGAACCAACTCCGACGATGCGGAGGGAAGAGACTCTGGAGATAAAGTCTCCGGCTCCGTCCCCATCACAGTCCAACGGTTCAGCAAGCCCCACATCGACCCTGAAACCGAAGCTGACGACCTCGGCGATGACGAAATTCAATTTTCTCACCGCGGTCCGGGCGTCCATATTCTCGACGTGCTGTCCAAACTCTGCGACGAAATGGCCGAGAATTACATGGGGAAACTCCGCGCAGCAGAGGAAGCGGCGGAGGATGCCGCCACAAgaagggagaagaaggtgatgCTGAGAGCCTTGGAAGCCTTTCATAGGGAGTTGATGACCAAGCTTTTGGATCACACTATTGCCCTCGATCAGCTTCATGGCTTGCGCAAAAGGGTCAAGGCGGCGcagaaggagaagattgcGATGAGGGATGAGATCATGCGGGTtagggcggagagggagcagGTCGCGTTGAGGATGGATGCGATCAGGATGAAGCATGAGGTGGAGAGTAGGGAGGCGTTG CGACacatctctctctcgtcGGCCATGCATGATATTGATCTTGCGGTGGAAAAGGCGCAAGCAGCACCAGAGCTGTCTGCCGCTGAGCAAAAGAAGGCCGATCTCGCCAATCTTGAACTACTGGTCAGCCGAGTAGCTGATCAAGCCAGCTCGAAGAGCGATGGTGGGGGCACGTTGAAGCAAATCAAAGAGTTCAATGCCTTTTTAGAAAGAGCGGCTGCGGCGATGGAGAAAAGGAGGTAG
- a CDS encoding hypothetical protein (EggNog:ENOG503P05R), which produces MWGTSFCHFTPPKFKLPQAISPPSPPQVALTLLTITTLRKPQSHPQIRPHTPFKMGWFNGWFGGSPDNSSSDPLAHLDPKLREFLQKEAPVKYTPSSESSPPTPAVPPHRQLDQKSQDDQTAASQSTVPPESLFPDGRYAHLWKTYTPQSTIEAATKTDHEKLMDVLDSYKDRKAAIGRAALENCADEQFTWATCMKSGGVKARLTMCSDEVKKFERCYNNQSRLLKALGYLNTYGRSAEEDEMIQMRADELYHQMLRQEEEIKRAKEEGREAPEFRSVLEEAAKVRQRQQEAAGEAAGKVNIPPPPAELIASWKEKLEKLPEQDRAAEEAALRADYRANAEMAASIQGLWQEQAKQREERKKKGEETFMDRFRGMVAVGKVTEKKEDNNK; this is translated from the coding sequence ATGTGGGGCACCTCTTTCTGCCACTTTACCCCGCCTAAATTCAAGCTTCCCCAAGCtatctcaccaccatcaccaccacaggtCGCATtaaccctcctcaccatcaccactttGCGCAAACCCcaatcccacccccaaatccGCCCACACACACCCTTTAAAATGGGCTGGTTCAACGGCTGGTTCGGCGGGAGCCCAgacaactcctcctccgaccccCTCGCCCACCTCGATCCCAAACTCCGCGAATTCCTCCAAAAAGAAGCCCCCGTCAAatacaccccctcctccgaatcctcacccccaacccccgctGTCCCACCACACCGCCAGCTCGACCAAAAATCCCAAGACGACCAaaccgccgcctcccaaTCCACCGTCCCCCCCGAATCCCTCTTCCCCGACGGCCGCTACGCCCACCTCTGGAAAACCTACACCCCCCAATCCACCATCGAAGCAGCAACCAAAACCGACCATGAAAAACTCATGGACGTCCTCGACTCGTACAAAGACCGCAAAGCCGCCATCGGCCGCGCCGCCCTCGAAAACTGCGCCGACGAGCAATTCACCTGGGCCACGTGCATGAAATCCGGGGGGGTCAAAGCCCGGCTGACAATGTGCTCTGACGAGGTCAAGAAATTCGAGCGCTGCTACAACAACCAATCCCGTCTTTTGAAAGCGTTGGGGTACCTGAACACCTATGGGAGAagcgccgaggaggatgagatgatTCAGATGAGGGCCGATGAGCTGTATCATCAGATGttgaggcaggaggaggagatcaagagggccaaggaggaagggagggaggcgcCCGAGTTTAGGAgtgtgctggaggaggctgcAAAGGTtaggcagcggcagcaggaggCTGCTGGGGAGGCGGCTGGGAAGGTGAATAttccaccgccaccggccGAGTTGATCGCGAGTTGGAAGGAAAAGTTGGAGAAGTTGCCTGAGCAGGATagggcggccgaggaggcggcaTTGAGGGCGGATTATAGGGCTAATGCCGAGATGGCGGCGAGTATTCAAGGCCTGTGGCAGGAGCAGGCGAaacagagggaggagaggaagaagaagggcgaggagaCGTTTATGGATCGGTTTAGGGGCATGGTTGCTGTGGGGAAGGtgacggagaagaaggaggataaCAACAAGTAG
- a CDS encoding hypothetical protein (EggNog:ENOG503PYBE), with the protein MYFSTRTLVTILLAAVARDVAAQAAVQTPDAPAPSAIPPEVLASQAASASAAASAAAAANEAAAAGGLRPLPGLQGGEAEAPAELRPLPNLAGDAAVVTSPPVAVTAPEAAEPVATVAPTLPAEEPAVEAPPALIPPPGLDAEAPAPELVVPPGLATPVVETPVVESPAPEAAAPAPEEPPAVIGSFTPIVAEPTAEETPALAEPTEAAVVPPVVEEPAAAPVIGSFTRIVAEPTVEAPVETPVETPVEIPAETPAAEPVASEATGPAGVVETPAPVPIGSFSQVIVGTAPTLAVPQPVPTGAGGFVFLNSTTAGAGVAQPTGGLLPLPGVAAPSGGLLPIPGVAQPSGVAAPSGGLVTPPGLGGAGGETGSGSNGGSGSGSDGSGSGLVNPDGSTGTETLETDPNVTAGPGSGGTGANEVLTTLTTTNAEGVPTTLVTAVAQTTGPNGAQVTGTGNLANNGSTPALTAGGARLGEGINMKMSVLGGAVGMLVVLML; encoded by the exons ATGTATTTCTCAACCAGAACTCTCGTCACCATCCTCCTGGCCGCTGTGGCCCGCGATGTTGCTGCTCAGGCAGCCGTTCAGACCCCAGACGCACCGGCGCCCAGCGCCATCCCTCCAGAGGTTCTTGCCAGTCAGGCAGCAAGTGCCAGTGCTGCtgcttcggcggcggcggcggcgaacgaggcggcagcagcaggaggattGAGGCCACTACCGGGGCTACAGGGCGGTGAGGCAGAGGCGCCAGCAGAACTTAGACCTTTGCCCAATCTTGCTGGAGATGCCGCCGTTGTGACTTCTCCTCCCGTGGCGGTAACAGCTCCCGAAGCTGCGGAACCAGTAGCAACAGTGGCACCGACGTTGCCAGCAGAAGAACCGGCTGTTGAAGCCCCTCCTGCACTAATCCCACCTCCTGGCCTCGACGCGGAGGCTCCGGCCCCTGAGCTCGTGGTCCCTCCAGGTCTTGCTACACCG GTTGTGGAAACCCCTGTTGTCGAAAGTCCCGCTCCCGAAGCTGCGGCTCCAGCCCCTGAAGAGCCCCCTGCCGTCATCGGGTCCTTCACCCCTATCGTGGCCGAACCCACAGCCGAGGAGACTCCCGCTCTTGCTGAACCGACCGAGGCCGCTGTTGTCCCCCCTGTCGTAGAAGAACCTGCCGCTGCGCCCGTCATCGGCTCCTTCACTCGTATCGTCGCTGAACCGACGGTTGAAGCCCCGGTCGAAACCCCGGTCGAAACTCCTGTCGAAATCCCGGCCGAAACCCCCGCTGCTGAACCTGTCGCTTCCGAAGCCACTGGGCCCGCCGGTGTAGTCGAAACCCCCGCCCCGGTCCCAATCGGTTCATTCTCTCAAGTCATTGTTGGCACTGCCCCTACTTTGGCCGTTCCTCAACCCGTTCCCACCGGCGCTGGCGGCTTCGTTTTCCTTAACAGCACAACTGCTGGTGCCGGAGTTGCCCAGCCCACGGGTGGTCTTCTGCCTCTTCCTGGAGTTGCTGCTCCTTCTGGCGGTCTCCTCCCTATTCCCGGAGTCGCCCAGCCTTCTGGTGTCGCCGCCCCATCTGGTGGTTTGGTAACCCCTCctggtcttggtggtgctggtggcgaGACTGGATCTGGCTCTAATGGTGGATCTGGATCTGGAAGTGATGGTAGCGGCAGCGGCCTCGTCAACCCAGATGGAAGCACCGGAACTGAGACTCTGGAGACGGATCCCAACGTCACTGCTGGCCCTGGATCTGGCGGTACTGGGGCAAATGAGGTTTTGACCACTCTTACTACCACCAACGCTGAGGGCGTACCTACCACTTTGGTAACTGCTGTGGCTCAAACCACAGGACCAAACGGTGCTCAAGTTACTGGAACTGGCAACCTCGCCAACAACGGATCTACTCCCGCCCTGACGGCTGGTGGAGCCCGCTTGGGCGAGGGCATCAATATGAAGATGTCAGTTTTGGGAGGTGCTGTCGGTATGCTGGTTGTCCTGATGCTTTAA